Within Wyeomyia smithii strain HCP4-BCI-WySm-NY-G18 chromosome 2, ASM2978416v1, whole genome shotgun sequence, the genomic segment ACTAGGATAAACCCGGATTCCCCTGAAGaggtatttttttaaacaatttctggcGTCAGTCTCTAATAACGTCCGTCGTGAAGCAAAACGAAACAAATTACTACCGTGGACCCCCGCTAATTCACACGACAACTCAAACATGCtacccagcaaacaattttgttgcctAACAGGTTATTGAGTTTTAGTTTAGCCGAAATTCGTCCAATAGCAGCTTGACAAACTAGAAATCAACAAAAGAATCCCTCTACGTTTTTAATATAAACGTTTAGGGGTTGCTAAACTCGTTAAATTCGTGCATGAATTAGTTTCATTAGTTCAATATTATCGTTTTCAACTGTCAAACTGTTTACGTGGAAAAAATCTTGAcagatttttagttttcaattcTGTGGAAAATGCGCATTTTTGTATATATGTTATGTTTTACATAGGACTGCAAATCAGAGTAAGTCGGTCAAATTAGCGGGGATTCACGGTATAATAAATAAGCTAGACAGGTAATGGATGATAACAAAAGGACGTTTGAAAACACTGTAAAATACACGATTTGAGAACGATATCTGTTACTGTCGGTGGACGCATAGTTGTTCCATGtgtcattttatcattttcgaGATTCGATGTGTAGTTCGCCAAAACGCGCTGTTAGCTCTAAAAAACTTGAATAACTGAAAATAAAACGCCATTGTAAAAGTGGACGCATATTTTTCCCATAAAAAATACAGGTTTGTCCTACATTTATTATaatccagcggttctcaacctgggataCGCGAATGCCTTTAGGGAGTACGCGAAAGAAAAGTCAGTAATAGCGGATAAAgccctttttttaaaaatacttCACTCGTTGTTCGAACTTGCTCTCAAaatatgactgtagcaatcaatcatagttcaattttaaacctgaactagactacaacaacatgatctaccattaATCTCTCCCACTATGCGAGAATATTCTGAGTCAGGtgcgcggacaaaaaaaggttgagaaccgctgccttACATAATACATTCTGTGAGTTTCATTAATCAAAACGATTGaccgaaaaaataaattttaccatAAAGACATCCAAACTAAGGTTTCTTCTATGTGAAAATATTTGCAACTGTCGATTTGAAATTACTGCCTTTGTGTAGACGGCGCCACAAGTACGCATTAGCAATAGGCGAACTAATGACGCTCATATGACTCCTACATTTGGTCTCGAGAACTAGAGTAATGATGATGAAACTGGTTTTTCTGCAAAGCTGCTATACAAAATAAAATTCCcttcattttattttcaataaaacgaATGTTATCACTGTCGAAAATAACGTAACAgttataaaattttgtttatcgTTTAATGCACTAATCGTTTATTACGCATTGTAGTTCTTAAACGAGGGAACTGTGTTCCGGTTTAAAGTTGTCGGGGGTTATATTTCAGGAAAATATTGGGAAACATGATAATTTAGTATTTTCTAAAGACTTTATGGTCTGATGGTGGAACAGACTAAACGAAATGTCTTTATATTTGGCTTTAGAGCTAATGCGGAAAACGGTACGATACGTCTTCATGCAATTaagttaaaaatttgtttgtttaaattttcaatgcgtattttttgttttacttttttgacacATGACAGTTATGCTTCCAGCGGCAGTGCATGTACAACATAGCTTTGTTTTCATTTACACGTATTTTTTCCACAGTCGTTCTTCTTTTGGCGACAAAGTGGCAAAGAACACGGGTGCCACAGTGGGATCATCGAAACAAGAGTAGAAAACATGCGGAAAGATATATTACCGGAAAATCGTTTGTTCCGGCGCGTGCGTCCAAAGAAGATTATTGTACCGGAGACATCCAACGAGACAGCAGCACTTCTTGCAGCTCTTTCTGCAACTGCTCAAAACGCCAAATATATTTCGGATAGTATGGCCGAATGTACAGAAATCCATCAATGGATACTAAATAAAAAATCGGAAAACAATACTCAAGAGATACTCGAAGTCTTTCCTCATTTACTCAACTATAACGGACTATTGGTatggaaaaattaaaatcattcaTAACAAGCATTTTTTTGACGATTTAGTTACACATTCAACAAGCGTATGAGAGAATACACACTTCGTACAACACAACTGCAGATCTGAAATCATTCCTCAGTCTTGCTGTGCTGCTCGATGAAAATTGTTGGCTCAGCGTGGAAGATTGTAAGTATCATATGTTTTGAAGGTAACAatacattttcatttgtttgtttgtttttaaagctAACCTAAAAGGTTTactgatatttaaaaaaaaacttggaaaCCGCGGAGTTAAGCGAGTGGCTGACACGAACGAACAGCTTTCAATGGAGGAGCTGCTAGCATGGCCTTTAATCCGGTGGATGAAGGTAATTTAAGTCTATTAAGCTACTTTAGAGCATgctataatttgaaaaatgtttacccTCTTTTAGAGCAACGGCGACCCGGAAAACGTACAAGTCGACATCTATAAAAGTAACAAAACAGATCCACATATTTTGTGTATCGGCGAAAAGCAGTCTCGGGGAAACATGTATTTGATATTCTATTCATACTCCATATCTTGTGGAAATTCATCGTTACAGGCGATAGAGGTTTTTTTCAAATCGTTTTCCGTTTTGGGAATACCCATACCACTTCAATTGAAGAAAATTCACGATTTCCTGTCCATTAAATTATGGAAAACGTTAAGTTCGACAATAAGTGTGACAGTTCAAAGgttaatttcaaaaattatcgACTACGAGCAAAGCCTTGAAGATTGACTGCATTTCACTTTAATATTTAAT encodes:
- the LOC129720040 gene encoding uncharacterized protein LOC129720040, which produces MNRILTKHFFEKQIFQDKRYPSWQQKKDLAIKIIEEFSQLEKTRINPDSPEESFFFWRQSGKEHGCHSGIIETRVENMRKDILPENRLFRRVRPKKIIVPETSNETAALLAALSATAQNAKYISDSMAECTEIHQWILNKKSENNTQEILEVFPHLLNYNGLLVLHIQQAYERIHTSYNTTADLKSFLSLAVLLDENCWLSVEDSNLKGLLIFKKKLGNRGVKRVADTNEQLSMEELLAWPLIRWMKSNGDPENVQVDIYKSNKTDPHILCIGEKQSRGNMYLIFYSYSISCGNSSLQAIEVFFKSFSVLGIPIPLQLKKIHDFLSIKLWKTLSSTISVTVQRLISKIIDYEQSLED